The Amycolatopsis sp. DG1A-15b genome window below encodes:
- a CDS encoding DUF5313 domain-containing protein: MERPSVLRWFGYAVGVRLPERYNDWALHDATSKHWRARFVLQRSVGIVPLCAVWLLLPGSIWLRLSLVLMAALVAYFYSCAYMEESVEHRLGRQGFPHHTGRRLRAAAAEAKNAEATARYLARYRTPSEG; encoded by the coding sequence ATGGAACGACCGAGTGTGCTCCGCTGGTTCGGTTACGCCGTCGGCGTGCGGCTCCCCGAGCGCTACAACGACTGGGCGTTGCACGATGCGACGTCGAAGCACTGGCGTGCCCGGTTCGTGCTCCAGCGGTCGGTCGGCATCGTGCCGCTGTGCGCGGTGTGGCTGCTGCTGCCCGGCTCGATCTGGCTGCGGCTCTCGCTGGTCCTGATGGCCGCCCTGGTCGCGTACTTCTATTCGTGCGCGTACATGGAGGAGAGCGTCGAGCACCGGCTCGGCCGGCAGGGCTTCCCGCACCACACCGGACGCCGCCTCCGCGCCGCGGCCGCCGAAGCGAAGAACGCCGAGGCAACCGCCCGCTACCTCGCGCGCTACCGGACGCCGTCGGAGGGTTAG
- a CDS encoding TIGR03854 family LLM class F420-dependent oxidoreductase, translated as MLKIRLGVAPAAGTGPAEFAGLAARLEDAGVDSLWLSELVHSPEVDPMIGMAHALARTSKLKVGTGVAILPGRHPVLVAKQLLTLAGLAPKRVLPVFGLRPARAAETGLFPVPPGRRAAVFDESLVLLRRLLEEDEVSFDGEFFQVDGVRLGPRPAKRLDVWLGGTAPAALRRTGRLADGWLGSFHTPSQAREARIAIQRAAAEAGREIEEDHFGLSLVVADRGIPGELAAVAERRSPGVPLTDLVATSWPEARRLVEQHIEAGLSKFVLRPGHADFDGFLEKFQAELVPLQN; from the coding sequence GTGCTGAAGATCAGGTTGGGCGTCGCCCCCGCGGCCGGCACCGGGCCGGCGGAGTTCGCCGGGCTGGCGGCGCGGCTGGAGGATGCCGGCGTCGACTCGCTGTGGCTGTCCGAGCTGGTCCACTCGCCCGAGGTCGATCCGATGATCGGCATGGCGCACGCGCTGGCGCGGACGTCGAAGCTGAAGGTCGGCACCGGCGTCGCGATCCTGCCGGGCCGGCACCCGGTGCTGGTCGCCAAGCAGCTGCTCACGCTGGCCGGGCTGGCGCCGAAGCGGGTTCTGCCGGTGTTCGGCCTCCGCCCGGCGCGCGCCGCGGAAACCGGCCTGTTCCCGGTGCCGCCGGGCCGCCGCGCCGCGGTGTTCGACGAGTCGCTCGTGCTGCTGCGCCGGCTGCTGGAGGAGGACGAAGTCTCCTTCGACGGCGAGTTCTTCCAGGTCGACGGCGTCCGCCTCGGCCCGCGCCCGGCGAAGCGCCTGGACGTCTGGCTGGGCGGAACGGCCCCGGCGGCCCTGCGCCGGACGGGCCGCCTCGCGGACGGCTGGCTGGGCAGCTTCCACACGCCGTCGCAGGCACGCGAAGCCCGCATCGCCATCCAGCGGGCCGCGGCGGAGGCGGGGCGCGAGATCGAGGAGGACCACTTCGGCCTCAGCCTGGTCGTGGCGGACCGGGGGATCCCCGGCGAACTCGCGGCGGTGGCGGAACGCCGCAGCCCCGGCGTGCCGCTGACGGACCTGGTGGCGACGAGCTGGCCGGAGGCCCGCCGGCTGGTGGAGCAGCACATCGAAGCCGGGCTGTCGAAGTTCGTGCTGCGGCCCGGCCACGCCGATTTCGACGGCTTCCTGGAGAAGTTCCAGGCAGAACTGGTGCCGCTGCAGAACTAG
- a CDS encoding GlsB/YeaQ/YmgE family stress response membrane protein: protein MGIIAWIVLGLIAGVIAKALMPGKDPGGCIITILLGIAGAFVGGWVGKTLFHTQLGTFFDLRTWGLAILGALIILAGYRLIFHRRD from the coding sequence GTGGGCATCATCGCCTGGATCGTGCTGGGTCTCATCGCCGGGGTGATCGCGAAAGCCCTCATGCCGGGCAAGGACCCGGGCGGCTGCATCATCACGATCCTGCTGGGCATCGCGGGTGCGTTCGTCGGCGGCTGGGTGGGCAAGACGCTGTTCCACACCCAGCTCGGCACGTTCTTCGACCTGCGCACCTGGGGCCTGGCCATCCTGGGCGCCCTGATCATCCTGGCCGGCTACCGGCTCATCTTCCACCGCCGCGACTGA
- a CDS encoding dihydrofolate reductase family protein, producing the protein MRTLISSSFVSLDGVVEAPGGEPGYRNAGWTFKDIEFDPAAYALKGSEQEEATALLMGRVSYEAFAPVWPGMTEEFAGYNAMPKYVVSSTLAEADLVDNWGETTILRSLDEVAALKETEGGPIIVAGSATLNRALADAGLIDRYHLLVFPVLLGAGKRLFSETDKDKQNLKLVESEAYGNGVQKLVYDVTH; encoded by the coding sequence ATGCGCACCCTGATCTCCAGCTCGTTCGTTTCGCTCGACGGCGTCGTCGAGGCCCCCGGCGGGGAGCCGGGCTACCGCAACGCGGGCTGGACGTTCAAAGACATCGAGTTCGACCCGGCCGCCTACGCGCTCAAGGGCAGCGAGCAGGAGGAAGCCACGGCCTTGCTGATGGGCCGGGTCAGCTACGAGGCGTTCGCGCCGGTCTGGCCGGGGATGACCGAGGAGTTCGCCGGGTACAACGCGATGCCGAAGTACGTCGTGTCGAGCACCCTCGCCGAGGCCGACCTGGTGGACAACTGGGGCGAGACGACGATCCTGCGCTCGCTGGACGAGGTCGCGGCCCTGAAGGAGACCGAGGGCGGCCCGATCATCGTCGCCGGCAGCGCCACCCTCAACCGCGCCCTGGCCGACGCGGGCCTGATCGACCGCTACCACCTGCTGGTCTTCCCCGTCCTGCTCGGTGCGGGCAAGCGGCTGTTCAGCGAGACCGACAAGGACAAGCAGAACCTGAAGCTCGTCGAGAGCGAGGCCTACGGCAACGGCGTCCAGAAGCTGGTCTACGACGTCACGCACTGA
- a CDS encoding peptide-N4-asparagine amidase yields MRIFTIVLSLVLTWVFAGAVASASPVVEGDTDDPVTAAPGATRPDSPHCSVTLADGFRSNAADGSPQFYEGTLAPPKACPGPWAKVVMDQTVTVSGRQYDRIGDLRIGGTEVWWGTTEEPSGEGRRAITYHFDKDLTPYSALLRTPQPFRGGVENYTSPIYTGVYAQTVTLTYYQADRKHPAAAAPDHVAGFGHADATPAAPTVHFGAQGLPRNITRAYLEVTLEGHACDEQWFDDVPDAVAAKYPAAGLCGKGPYREANFAIDGVPAGSAFTFPHIYSGGIVPQLWRPVVAIDTFSLHAETYDVTPFAGRLVDGGAHDLSFSFPDIGGEFTVVPTLLLYTDKNATQTSGALTQDDVAAAPARQTTVKDISGGVNVTVTAKRHDVTAGYVDTSAGRVYTRVERTRDYRNSDDVTGGGFTQHVVQADAGQQTSTSTVDGRVRSADRHTWSYPLTTDATATITDDQNLRISGSVDMTKTLGDFTGDGRNWRPVRASREWLASSGVLARTNGVNTEADGHSKTLFTGTDDLGRPYFHYVASEHGLITENRELPRY; encoded by the coding sequence GTGCGGATCTTCACGATCGTCCTGTCGCTGGTGCTGACGTGGGTGTTCGCCGGGGCGGTCGCTTCGGCTTCGCCGGTCGTGGAAGGCGATACCGACGATCCCGTCACCGCGGCGCCGGGTGCCACGCGGCCGGACTCGCCGCACTGCAGCGTCACGCTCGCCGACGGCTTCCGCTCGAACGCCGCCGATGGCAGCCCGCAGTTCTACGAAGGCACCCTCGCGCCGCCGAAGGCCTGTCCGGGGCCGTGGGCGAAGGTCGTCATGGACCAGACCGTCACCGTGAGCGGGCGGCAGTACGACCGGATCGGCGACCTGCGGATCGGCGGCACCGAGGTCTGGTGGGGGACCACCGAGGAGCCCAGCGGAGAGGGCCGCCGCGCGATCACCTACCACTTCGACAAGGACCTGACGCCCTACAGCGCCTTGCTGCGTACCCCGCAGCCCTTCCGCGGCGGCGTCGAGAACTACACCTCGCCGATCTACACCGGCGTCTACGCCCAGACCGTGACGCTCACCTACTACCAGGCGGACCGGAAGCACCCCGCGGCCGCGGCGCCCGACCACGTCGCCGGGTTCGGGCACGCCGACGCGACGCCCGCCGCGCCCACCGTGCACTTCGGCGCGCAGGGCCTGCCGCGCAACATCACCCGCGCCTACCTGGAGGTCACGCTCGAAGGCCACGCCTGCGACGAACAGTGGTTCGACGACGTCCCCGACGCCGTGGCCGCGAAGTACCCGGCCGCCGGGCTCTGCGGGAAGGGCCCCTACCGCGAGGCGAACTTCGCGATCGACGGCGTGCCCGCAGGGAGCGCGTTCACCTTCCCGCACATCTACTCCGGCGGGATCGTGCCGCAGCTGTGGCGGCCGGTGGTCGCGATCGACACCTTCAGCCTGCATGCGGAGACCTACGACGTCACGCCGTTCGCGGGCCGGCTCGTCGACGGCGGTGCCCACGACCTCTCCTTCTCCTTCCCGGACATCGGCGGCGAATTCACCGTCGTCCCGACGCTCCTGCTCTACACCGACAAGAACGCCACCCAGACCTCCGGCGCCCTCACCCAGGACGACGTCGCGGCCGCACCGGCCCGGCAGACGACGGTCAAGGACATCTCCGGCGGCGTGAACGTCACGGTCACGGCGAAGCGCCACGACGTCACGGCGGGCTACGTCGACACCTCCGCCGGCCGGGTGTACACCCGGGTCGAGCGCACCCGCGACTACCGCAACAGCGACGACGTCACCGGCGGCGGCTTCACGCAGCACGTCGTGCAGGCGGACGCCGGGCAGCAGACGTCGACGTCCACAGTGGACGGCCGGGTCCGGTCGGCGGACCGGCACACCTGGTCCTACCCGCTGACGACCGACGCGACGGCGACAATCACCGACGACCAGAACCTCCGGATCTCCGGCTCGGTGGACATGACGAAGACCCTCGGCGACTTCACCGGCGACGGCCGGAACTGGCGGCCGGTGCGCGCCTCGCGGGAGTGGCTGGCCTCCTCCGGCGTGCTGGCCCGCACGAACGGCGTCAACACCGAAGCCGACGGCCACTCGAAGACGCTGTTCACCGGTACCGACGACCTGGGCCGGCCGTACTTCCACTACGTCGCGAGCGAACACGGGCTGATCACCGAGAACCGGGAGCTGCCGCGGTACTGA
- a CDS encoding RluA family pseudouridine synthase — protein sequence MRRKLRPPIPPRHGLDPARLKLPDGEWPTLLAHLVDRLPRVTPDRIEQMLREERIHGTDGPLGVDTPYAPGSFIWFHRDLPDEVPVPFAIDVLHRDEHLLVVDKPHFLATIPRGQHILETALVRLRRELDLPHLSPAHRLDRVTAGVVMFVITPELRGKYQTLFRDRRVHKEYEAIAPHDPALTLPRTVRSRIVKERGVLAAQEVPGEPNAETYVDLLEHRAGLGRYRLVPATGRTHQLRVHLSGLGVPILGDDFYPQLREKPLGDFTKPLQLLAKVLDFDDPLTGAHRRFTSARRLSAWDDPEAWAAPPA from the coding sequence ATGAGACGCAAGCTCCGCCCGCCGATCCCGCCCCGCCACGGGCTGGACCCCGCCCGGCTCAAACTGCCCGACGGCGAGTGGCCGACCCTGCTGGCGCACCTCGTCGACCGGCTGCCGCGCGTCACGCCCGATCGCATCGAGCAGATGCTGCGCGAGGAGCGCATCCACGGCACCGACGGCCCGCTCGGCGTCGACACGCCGTACGCGCCCGGCTCGTTCATCTGGTTCCACCGCGACCTGCCCGACGAAGTGCCGGTGCCCTTCGCGATCGACGTCCTGCACCGCGACGAGCACCTGCTCGTCGTCGACAAGCCGCACTTCCTGGCGACCATCCCGCGCGGGCAGCACATCCTGGAGACGGCGCTCGTGCGGCTGCGCCGGGAGCTCGACCTGCCGCACCTGTCCCCCGCGCACCGGCTGGACCGCGTCACCGCGGGCGTGGTGATGTTCGTGATCACGCCCGAACTGCGCGGCAAGTACCAGACGTTGTTCCGCGACCGCCGGGTGCACAAGGAGTACGAGGCGATCGCGCCCCACGACCCGGCGCTGACCCTGCCGAGGACCGTCCGGAGCCGGATCGTCAAGGAACGCGGGGTGCTCGCCGCCCAGGAGGTCCCGGGCGAACCGAACGCCGAGACGTACGTCGACCTGCTCGAGCACCGCGCCGGGCTGGGCCGGTACCGGCTGGTCCCGGCCACCGGCCGGACCCACCAGCTGCGCGTGCACCTGAGCGGCCTCGGCGTCCCGATCCTCGGCGACGACTTCTACCCGCAGCTGCGCGAGAAACCCTTGGGCGACTTCACGAAACCCCTGCAGCTGCTCGCGAAGGTCCTCGACTTCGACGACCCGCTGACCGGCGCGCACCGCCGCTTCACCAGCGCGCGGCGGCTGTCCGCCTGGGACGACCCCGAGGCCTGGGCGGCGCCCCCGGCGTGA
- a CDS encoding DUF1152 domain-containing protein: MFTLAEPPLFTRLRPARRVLIAGAGGGFDVYAGLPLAFALHAQGKEVHLANLAFSDLNRLDLDDWIAPDVARVRPGSAGDEGYFPERTLARWLETRRWPPVVHAFPRVGAGPLRAAYEALVARLAVDAVVLVDGGTDILLRGDESGLGTPEEDMASLAAVAALEGVDRLVVSLGFGTDAFHGVCHAHVLENLAALDRDGGYLGALSIPSASPEAAAYLDAVAHANRATPDRPSIVQGQIAAALRGEFGDVHGSSRTAGSELFVNPLMGVYFAADLVTLAAGVGYLGELAGTSTAVDVALVIEAHRDRAGRRPWRAIPH, translated from the coding sequence GTGTTCACGCTCGCGGAGCCCCCGCTGTTCACCCGGCTGCGGCCGGCCCGCCGGGTCCTGATCGCCGGCGCGGGCGGCGGGTTCGACGTCTACGCCGGCCTTCCGCTCGCCTTCGCCCTGCACGCCCAGGGCAAGGAGGTCCACCTCGCGAACCTGGCGTTCAGCGACCTGAACCGGCTCGACCTCGACGACTGGATCGCTCCCGACGTCGCCAGGGTGCGGCCCGGCAGCGCGGGCGACGAGGGCTACTTCCCGGAACGGACCCTGGCGCGGTGGCTGGAAACCCGGCGGTGGCCGCCGGTCGTGCACGCCTTCCCCCGGGTCGGCGCCGGGCCGCTGCGGGCGGCCTACGAAGCGCTGGTCGCGCGGCTCGCGGTCGACGCGGTGGTTCTCGTCGACGGGGGCACGGACATCCTGCTGCGCGGCGACGAGTCCGGTCTCGGCACCCCGGAAGAGGACATGGCCAGCCTCGCCGCGGTGGCCGCGCTCGAGGGCGTCGACCGCCTCGTCGTCAGCCTCGGCTTCGGTACCGACGCCTTCCACGGCGTCTGCCACGCGCACGTGCTCGAGAACCTCGCCGCCCTCGATCGGGACGGCGGGTACCTGGGCGCGCTGTCGATCCCGTCGGCATCGCCGGAAGCGGCGGCCTACCTCGACGCCGTCGCGCACGCGAACCGCGCGACGCCGGACCGGCCGAGCATCGTCCAGGGGCAGATCGCCGCGGCGCTGCGAGGTGAGTTCGGGGACGTGCACGGCAGCTCCCGCACCGCGGGCAGCGAGCTGTTCGTGAACCCGCTGATGGGTGTCTACTTCGCCGCGGACCTGGTGACCCTGGCCGCCGGGGTCGGCTACCTCGGCGAGCTCGCCGGGACGAGCACCGCCGTCGACGTCGCCCTGGTCATCGAGGCGCACCGGGACCGCGCCGGGCGGCGGCCGTGGCGGGCCATCCCGCACTGA
- a CDS encoding cytochrome P450 → MGSLRSRVLGWVGRRYLARQSKKGFDLEKMSALLPDSALLPLRRDGLDPVPAMAAQRSEAPIGKLDLPFGMNAWLVTGYDEAKAVLGKATGFSSDFGNLVGNAGVTADQNPGGLGFADPPVHTRLRKLLTPEFTMRRLSRLAPRIDEIVAEQLDAMAAADGPVDLWQAFALPIPSLTICELLGVSYEDREDFQRLSTARFDLFGGASASLGAMSESLTYLLDIVKKQREQPGDGLLGMLIKEHGDEIDDRELAGLADGVLTGGLETTASMLALGALVLLRDEKAMDAVRGDDESVHRFVEELLRYLTVVQMAFPRFAKEDMEIGGVRIAEGDIVLVSLSTADRDPKLGPDMETFDATRDPTSHLAFSYGIHRCIGAELARMELRTAYPALIRRFPNLRLAVPEEKLSFRQVSIVYGLDELPVLVD, encoded by the coding sequence ATGGGGAGTCTCCGCTCACGGGTTCTGGGCTGGGTCGGCCGACGGTATCTCGCCCGGCAGTCGAAAAAGGGCTTCGACCTCGAAAAGATGTCGGCCCTCCTGCCCGACTCGGCCCTGCTGCCCCTGCGGCGCGACGGCCTCGACCCGGTCCCCGCGATGGCCGCGCAGCGGAGCGAGGCGCCGATCGGCAAGCTCGACCTGCCGTTCGGGATGAACGCCTGGCTCGTCACCGGCTACGACGAGGCGAAGGCCGTGCTCGGCAAGGCGACCGGCTTTTCCAGCGACTTCGGGAACCTCGTCGGCAACGCCGGCGTGACGGCCGACCAGAACCCGGGCGGGCTCGGCTTCGCGGACCCGCCGGTGCACACGCGGCTGCGGAAGCTGCTCACGCCGGAGTTCACCATGCGCCGGCTGAGCCGGCTGGCCCCGCGCATCGACGAAATCGTGGCCGAACAGCTCGACGCGATGGCCGCGGCCGACGGCCCGGTCGACCTGTGGCAGGCGTTCGCGCTGCCGATCCCGTCGCTGACCATCTGCGAACTGCTCGGCGTGTCCTATGAGGACCGTGAAGACTTCCAGCGGCTGAGCACCGCCCGCTTCGACCTCTTCGGCGGCGCGAGCGCTTCGCTCGGCGCGATGTCGGAGTCGCTGACCTACCTGCTCGACATCGTCAAGAAGCAGCGTGAGCAGCCCGGCGACGGCCTGCTCGGCATGCTGATCAAGGAGCACGGCGACGAGATCGACGACCGCGAGCTGGCCGGCCTGGCCGACGGCGTGCTCACCGGCGGCCTGGAGACGACGGCGAGCATGCTGGCGCTCGGCGCGCTGGTGCTGCTGCGCGACGAGAAGGCGATGGACGCCGTCCGCGGCGACGACGAGTCCGTGCACCGCTTCGTCGAGGAGCTGCTGCGCTACCTGACGGTGGTGCAGATGGCGTTCCCCCGGTTCGCCAAGGAGGACATGGAGATCGGCGGCGTCCGCATCGCCGAGGGCGACATCGTGCTGGTGTCGCTGTCCACGGCGGACCGCGACCCGAAGCTGGGCCCGGACATGGAGACGTTCGACGCGACCCGCGACCCGACGTCGCACCTGGCGTTCAGCTACGGCATCCACCGCTGCATCGGCGCGGAACTGGCCCGGATGGAGCTGCGCACGGCCTACCCGGCGCTGATCCGCCGCTTCCCGAACCTGCGGCTGGCGGTGCCCGAGGAGAAGCTCTCCTTCCGCCAGGTGTCCATTGTGTACGGTCTGGACGAGCTGCCGGTCCTGGTGGACTGA
- a CDS encoding MarR family transcriptional regulator, which translates to MIDLGEDPLKLDRQVCFALSVASRSVIAIYRPLLEPYGLTHPQYLVMLALWERSPRSVKDLGTALRHEPATLSPLLKRLEALGYVTRSRSRADERRLTVELTETGRALRAEAEKIPYKVVETLGMDVSELEALHGVLTRVIDATA; encoded by the coding sequence ATGATCGATCTGGGTGAGGACCCCCTGAAGCTGGACCGGCAGGTGTGCTTCGCGCTGTCGGTGGCTTCGCGCAGCGTGATCGCGATCTACCGGCCGCTGCTCGAGCCGTACGGCCTGACCCATCCGCAGTACCTGGTGATGCTCGCGCTGTGGGAGCGGTCCCCGCGCTCGGTGAAGGACCTCGGCACCGCCCTGCGTCACGAACCGGCGACGCTCTCGCCGCTGCTCAAGCGGCTGGAGGCGCTCGGGTACGTGACGCGCAGCCGCAGCCGCGCGGACGAACGCCGGCTGACGGTCGAGCTGACCGAGACCGGCCGGGCGCTGCGGGCCGAGGCGGAGAAGATCCCGTACAAGGTGGTCGAGACCCTCGGCATGGACGTCTCCGAGCTGGAAGCCCTGCACGGTGTGCTGACCCGGGTCATCGACGCGACCGCCTGA
- a CDS encoding S1 family peptidase, which yields MRRTSPGHHLLARSATALVAATAAIGFLSPASASAATIDGYSATVQREAVASLAAEAGIGEAAAVALLRTQAASVDTLQRVTASLGSRAADGYLDAAAKPVVNVLDQAAAERAEQAGAQARLVKHSGAALANAQDVLQALPVVAHTAIGLDPKANQVVLTVADAAKGTEALLKAAASLGDRVRVERVAGEMHTAIYNGEAITGGGTRCSAGFNTNRGGQNYLIDAGHCTRAVSQWNVGPSQGSSFPGNDYGLIRNTTGSAPGAVTLWNGSTQRISSAGTATVGQRISKSGSTTHLTSGSVQRTNVTVNYAEGSVYQLIQTNALVNPGDSGGCLFAGSVGLGITSGKGGSSSYFQPVGEALSAYGVTLN from the coding sequence ATGCGCAGAACGTCCCCGGGACACCACCTCCTCGCCCGCTCCGCCACCGCCCTCGTGGCCGCCACCGCGGCCATCGGCTTCCTCAGCCCCGCCTCCGCCTCCGCCGCCACCATCGACGGCTACTCGGCCACCGTGCAGCGGGAAGCGGTCGCTTCCCTCGCCGCGGAAGCCGGGATCGGCGAGGCCGCCGCCGTCGCCCTGCTGCGCACGCAGGCGGCGAGCGTCGACACCCTGCAGCGCGTCACCGCTTCCCTCGGGTCCCGCGCCGCCGACGGCTACCTCGACGCCGCCGCCAAGCCCGTCGTCAACGTGCTGGACCAGGCCGCCGCCGAGCGGGCCGAGCAGGCCGGCGCGCAGGCGCGGCTGGTCAAGCACTCCGGCGCCGCGCTGGCGAACGCCCAAGACGTCCTGCAGGCGTTGCCCGTGGTGGCGCACACCGCGATCGGGCTCGATCCGAAGGCCAACCAGGTCGTGCTGACCGTGGCCGACGCCGCCAAGGGCACCGAAGCCCTGCTGAAGGCGGCCGCGTCGCTCGGTGACCGGGTCCGCGTGGAGCGGGTCGCCGGCGAGATGCACACCGCGATCTACAACGGCGAAGCCATCACCGGCGGCGGCACCCGCTGCTCGGCGGGCTTCAACACCAACCGCGGCGGCCAGAACTACCTCATCGACGCCGGGCACTGCACCCGCGCGGTGTCGCAGTGGAACGTCGGCCCGTCGCAGGGCTCGAGCTTCCCGGGCAACGACTACGGGCTCATCCGCAACACCACGGGCAGCGCACCCGGCGCGGTCACTCTGTGGAACGGCTCCACCCAGCGGATCAGCTCCGCCGGCACCGCGACCGTCGGGCAGCGGATCAGCAAGAGCGGCAGCACCACCCACCTGACCTCGGGTTCGGTGCAGCGGACGAACGTGACGGTGAACTACGCCGAAGGCTCGGTGTACCAGCTGATCCAGACCAACGCGCTGGTCAACCCCGGCGACTCCGGCGGCTGCCTGTTCGCCGGCAGCGTCGGCCTGGGCATCACCTCCGGCAAGGGCGGCAGCAGCTCGTACTTCCAGCCCGTCGGCGAGGCGCTGAGCGCGTACGGCGTCACGCTGAACTGA
- a CDS encoding class I SAM-dependent methyltransferase, which yields MTEPAFVTETRIAYDTVADSYAEELRDLLDASPWDRAMLNTFAELVGGTGPVGDLGCGPGRLTGYLASLGLDVFGVDLSPGMVDAARRAHPGLRFEVGSLAALDLEDDSLAGALAWYSLIHTPPEELAPVVAELARVLAPGGRLLTGFHVGDERRHIAHGYGHDISLNAYRLQPDFVAELCAAAGLVVEARLVREPEGPYEKTAQACLLARKPG from the coding sequence GTGACCGAACCCGCCTTCGTGACCGAGACCCGGATCGCCTACGACACCGTCGCCGACTCCTACGCCGAGGAGCTGCGGGATCTGCTGGACGCCAGCCCGTGGGACCGGGCGATGCTGAACACGTTCGCCGAACTGGTCGGGGGAACCGGCCCGGTCGGGGATCTCGGCTGCGGCCCGGGCCGGCTGACCGGGTACCTGGCCTCGCTCGGGCTGGACGTGTTCGGCGTGGACCTCTCGCCCGGAATGGTCGACGCGGCCCGCCGGGCGCACCCCGGGCTGCGCTTCGAGGTCGGTTCGCTGGCCGCGCTGGACCTCGAAGACGACAGCCTGGCGGGTGCGCTGGCGTGGTACTCGCTGATCCACACGCCTCCGGAGGAACTGGCGCCGGTGGTGGCGGAGCTGGCCCGGGTGCTGGCGCCGGGCGGACGGCTGCTGACCGGGTTCCACGTCGGTGACGAGCGCCGCCACATCGCCCACGGCTACGGCCACGACATTTCCCTGAACGCCTACCGGTTGCAGCCGGACTTCGTCGCCGAGCTGTGCGCCGCCGCCGGGCTGGTCGTGGAAGCGCGGCTGGTCCGTGAGCCGGAGGGTCCGTACGAGAAGACGGCGCAGGCTTGCCTGCTGGCCCGCAAGCCGGGGTGA
- a CDS encoding alpha-ketoglutarate-dependent dioxygenase AlkB, translating into MTTPALQASLFGESGPVTLHDLAPHRTELGSGAWVDVQPGWLAGADEVFADLVTGVPWQAERRRMYDRFVDVPRLLCFYREEAPLPHPVLAEARTALSEHYAGELGEPFRTAGLCYYRDGRDSVAWHGDTIGRGSTEDTMVAILSVGTARQLALRPRGGGESHRYALGHGDLIVMGGSCQRTWEHAVPKTTRAAGPRISIQFRPRGVR; encoded by the coding sequence ATGACGACCCCGGCCCTGCAGGCATCGCTGTTCGGCGAATCCGGCCCCGTCACGCTGCACGACCTCGCGCCCCACCGGACCGAACTCGGCTCCGGCGCATGGGTCGACGTGCAGCCGGGCTGGCTCGCCGGCGCCGACGAGGTGTTCGCCGACCTCGTCACCGGCGTCCCGTGGCAGGCGGAGCGGCGCCGGATGTACGACCGCTTCGTCGACGTCCCCCGGCTGCTGTGCTTCTACCGCGAAGAGGCGCCGCTCCCCCACCCCGTGCTGGCGGAGGCCCGCACCGCGCTGAGCGAGCACTACGCCGGTGAACTCGGCGAACCGTTCCGCACCGCGGGCCTGTGCTACTACCGCGACGGCCGGGACAGCGTCGCCTGGCACGGCGACACGATCGGCCGCGGCAGCACCGAGGACACGATGGTCGCGATCCTCTCGGTCGGCACGGCACGCCAGCTGGCCCTCCGCCCCCGCGGCGGCGGCGAGTCACACCGCTACGCGCTCGGCCACGGCGACCTGATCGTGATGGGCGGCTCGTGCCAGCGCACCTGGGAACACGCCGTCCCGAAGACGACCCGGGCGGCCGGTCCGCGGATCAGCATCCAGTTCCGGCCCCGCGGGGTCCGTTGA